Proteins encoded within one genomic window of Lysinibacillus sphaericus:
- a CDS encoding amidohydrolase, with product MTSAAMLEESMYQWFEHFHNYPEVSWKEYETTKKIASILDDLNVSYRLLGDVPGLIAEIGTGDEIVAVRADIDALWQEVDGKWQANHSCGHDANITMVLGALLLLKDRPLQHRVRFIFQPAEEVGNGACAAFDRGAVDDVSHLFGVHLRPIEELPLGKVSPAIHHGAAYFLDGTIHGIDAHGARPHQGKNAIDVIMAIQLMLNSIHLSPFEPHSAKLTKIIADGGSTNIIPGSASFSMDIRAQHNHQLELLRSRIESGLKSIQQQFEIEMNWKWVDFTPGAEVSPIAAEMAKNAILETLGEQFLADEITTPGSDDFHFYTVKKPELKATMIGIGANLVPGLHHPKMTFERSALIDASKVLACVLEKKPIH from the coding sequence ATGACAAGTGCAGCAATGTTAGAAGAATCAATGTATCAATGGTTTGAACATTTTCATAATTATCCAGAAGTAAGTTGGAAGGAGTATGAAACAACTAAGAAAATTGCATCTATTTTAGATGACTTAAACGTATCTTACCGTTTATTAGGTGATGTGCCAGGGTTAATCGCTGAAATTGGTACAGGCGATGAGATTGTAGCAGTTCGTGCAGATATTGATGCGTTATGGCAAGAAGTAGATGGTAAATGGCAAGCGAATCACTCCTGTGGTCATGATGCTAATATTACAATGGTACTAGGAGCGCTATTATTGCTTAAAGATCGACCGCTGCAACATCGCGTCAGATTTATATTCCAACCTGCTGAAGAAGTGGGAAATGGTGCTTGTGCAGCATTTGACCGTGGAGCAGTTGACGATGTTTCGCATTTATTTGGTGTTCACTTGAGACCGATTGAAGAGTTGCCTTTAGGAAAGGTTTCACCTGCTATCCACCATGGTGCTGCCTATTTTTTAGATGGAACAATACATGGTATTGATGCCCATGGTGCAAGACCGCATCAAGGTAAAAATGCGATTGATGTCATTATGGCAATACAATTAATGTTAAATAGCATTCATTTATCTCCATTCGAGCCACACTCTGCCAAACTAACTAAGATTATTGCGGATGGTGGTAGCACGAATATTATTCCAGGTAGTGCTAGCTTTTCAATGGATATTCGGGCGCAGCATAATCATCAGTTAGAATTACTTCGAAGCCGCATTGAATCGGGACTAAAATCAATACAACAGCAGTTTGAAATTGAAATGAATTGGAAATGGGTCGATTTCACACCTGGTGCAGAGGTTTCACCAATTGCTGCTGAAATGGCTAAAAATGCTATTTTAGAAACACTCGGAGAGCAATTTTTGGCGGATGAAATTACAACACCAGGAAGCGATGATTTTCATTTTTATACAGTCAAAAAACCCGAACTAAAAGCGACAATGATTGGCATTGGTGCTAATTTAGTTCCTGGGCTGCATCATCCAAAAATGACTTTTGAACGAAGTGCATTAATAGACGCATCGAAAGTTCTTGCGTGTGTATTAGAAAAAAAGCCCATCCATTAA